In a single window of the Spirochaetota bacterium genome:
- a CDS encoding mannose-1-phosphate guanylyltransferase/mannose-6-phosphate isomerase, translating to MNIIPVILAGGAGTRLWPLSREEKPKQFHDLTGDGTLLEKTIKRLMPLDPAMCLVVT from the coding sequence ATGAATATTATTCCAGTGATACTCGCCGGCGGGGCGGGAACCAGGCTCTGGCCCCTCAGCCGCGAAGAAAAGCCCAAGCAGTTTCACGACCTGACGGGGGACGGGACCCTGCTCGAGAAGACGATCAAGCGGCTTATGCCTCTCGATCCTGCCATGTGCCTTGTCGTGACC